A portion of the Sabethes cyaneus chromosome 3, idSabCyanKW18_F2, whole genome shotgun sequence genome contains these proteins:
- the LOC128742005 gene encoding 60S ribosomal protein L21-like, whose amino-acid sequence MTNSKGYRRGTRDMFSRPFRKHGTIPLSTYLKVYKAGDYVDIKGHGAVHKGMPYKAYHGKTGRVYNVTKHALGVIVNKRVRGKILAKRINVRVEHVNPSRYREDFLRRIKENDKVRHEVKTKNPKAKICLKRKPAPPRGEQVIVNPPEPVFLAPIPYEFIA is encoded by the coding sequence ATGACCAACTCGAAAGGTTATCGTCGTGGTACGAGGGACATGTTCTCTCGTCCCTTCCGCAAGCATGGAACCATCCCGCTGTCTACTTACCTTAAAGTATACAAAGCCGGCGACTACGTGGATATTAAGGGACATGGCGCTGTTCACAAGGGCATGCCCTACAAGGCATACCATGGCAAAACTGGCCGAGTGTACAACGTAACCAAACACGCGCTGGGAGTGATTGTCAACAAGCGCGTTCGGGGCAAGATTCTTGCCAAGCGCATCAACGTCCGTGTGGAACACGTTAACCCATCCCGTTACCGCGAAGATTTCCTGCGTCGGATAAAGGAAAACGATAAGGTCCGTCATGAAGTTAAGACCAAGAACCCGAAGGCCAAGATTTGCTTGAAGCGAAAACCGGCCCCTCCCCGCGGTGAACAAGTGATCGTGAATCCTCCAGAACCGGTGTTCCTGGCACCTATTCCATACGAATTCATTGCGTAA